The Flavobacterium faecale genomic sequence TGTAATATAGAGGTTCTAGAAAGCATTGCTAAAAAGCACAATCTAGCCGTAATTTATGATGCCGCTCATTGTTTTGGTGTTACCTACAATAATAAATCAATATTCGAATATGGAGACATAAGCACTTGTAGTTTTCATGCGACAAAATTATTTCATACGGGAGAAGGAGGTGCAATTTTTACAAATAAAGTTTCATTGCAACAAAAAGTGTTTTACAGTCATAATTTTGGTCACAATGGACAGCTAGATTTTTCTGGAGTAGGCATAAACGGGAAAATGTCCGAACTACAAGCTGCAATGGGATTGGCCATTTTACCTTACATGGATAGTGTTATAAGTGAAAGAAAAATAGTTGTAGATTTTTATAATAAAACTTTAAATTTTTCAAAATTAAAAACTATTAGAATTAGAGTGAACACGAACTGGAATTATAGTTACTATCCCATACTATTTGAATCGGAAAGGATATTGTTAGAGGTGCAAAACGAATTAAATAAATCTGAAATATATCCAAGACGCTATTTTTATCCTTCATTAAACACTATTGAATATACTAAGGGTGCTAAGATGCCTGTTTCTGAAAATGTTGCTTCAAAGATTTTGTGCTTGCCTTTGTATGTTGGCCTGTCCCAATCAGAATTAAATAAAATCGTAACTATTATAAATGAAACGCTATGCTAATTGTAGGAGCTAAAGGATTTGCGAAGGAAGTTTTAGAAGTATTGTATCAAAACAATCAAACAGAAAATGTTGTTTTTTATGACGATGTTAATGATGATGCACCCGAATTTTTATATGATAAATTTAGAGTCCTCAAAAATACAATAGATGTTTGTGCATACTTTGAGAGTGTGGACAATCAATTTACTATTGGTATAGGTAATCCCAAGTTAAGAAAAATTTTAGTTACCAAATTTGAAAAATTAGGAGGTGTATTTACAAGTACAATAAGTCCTAAAGCAAGTATCGGCAATTTTGGGAACAAGATCAAGCCTGGGTGCAATATTATGACAGGAACTATAATTACAAATGATATTACAATTGGTGAAGGCGTAATTCTAAATTTGAACAGCACTATTGGTCATGATAGCAGTATTGGTGATTATGTTGAGGTTTCTCCGGGAGTTAATATCTCGGGTAATTGTACTATTGGTAATTTTAGTATTTTAGGTACAAATGCAACTGTTTTACCCAAAATAGTTATTGGTCAAAACGTTATCATTGGGGCAGGCTCTGTTGTTACGAAAGATATACCTGATAATTCGATGGCTGTTGGCATCCCTGCAAAAATTATAAAAGCCTTAGATCCAATAGAACTATAAAATGAAACAGCCACCAATTGTAAGCGTTGTAATGATTACCTACGGACATGAGCAGTTTATCGAACAAGCAATAAATAGTGTTTTAATGCAAGAGTGCGATTTTGAAATCGAACTAATACTTGCAAATGACTGTTCTCCTGATCAAACGGATGTTGTCATTCAAAAAATAATTCAAACACATCCAAAAGCTTCAATCATTAGTTATTACAAACAGGAAGTTAATATGGGCATGATGCCAAATTTTATCTTTGCATTGCAAAAGGCAGAAGGAAAGTATATTGCTCTTTGCGATGGTGATGATTATTGGACAGATAAGTTTAAATTACAAAAGCAGGTAGATTTTTTAAATAGTAATCTAGATTATGTGTTGTGTTTTCATTCAGTAGCTATCTTAAAAAATGACGGTAGTATGGTCGAAGATTTTATTACATCGCTACCACCAGAGTATGAAACAATTGATACGTTAGCAAAACTGGGGAATTATATTCATACACCTTCGGTAGTTTACAGAAATGTTTTGGAAGAAACCCCTCCTGAGTTTGAATTATCTCCAATTGGAGACTACTTTCTTTATATGATGTTGGCAGAGCACGGGAAATTGAAGTTTTTGCAAGATCAAATGTCGACCTATCGCTATGGGGTTGGTTTGTTTTCAGGAACAACTCATTCAATTCGACTGCAGAAAGAAGTGATAATGTTAGCCTGTTTATTATCTTATTTAAAAGTTGGTGATTTTAAAAAGATACTATTGGATAGATATATTCTGTTAGTTGACGAATTTAAAAAAAGTATTGAAGACAAAAATAAAGAAAACCTACCCATAAGACCGTTTTTACAGAGAGCAATAGAGTATGTAAAGGGTAATTATAAAGATCCGGGTAAGATTTTAAATAAAGTGTGTTTTAAGGTTTTAAATAAAGTATGGACAAAATGAAATTAGCCTTTACAATTTGCTCAAACAATTATTTAGCACAAGCAAAAATATTAGGGGATTCTTTGCTTAAACATAATCCTGATTATAAAATGATAATAGGATTATGCGATAAAAAAAGTGACGACATCGATTATGATTTTTTTGAGCATATAGAAATTGTTGCGGTTGAAGAAATTAATATTCCTAATTTTGATGAGATTATAAAAAAGTATGATATTGTTGAATTAAATACTTCTATCAAACCATCTTTTTTTAAATATTTTATAGGCAAATATAAAGATCTTGAATCCATAGTATATTTAGATCCAGATATACAGGTTTTTAATAAATTAGACAGGTTAAATACTTATTTGGTTGCGAATGATATTTTACTCACTCCTCATATTTTAAAACCGATCAGCGTAGATGACATGATGCCCTCAGAAAGTTTGTTTTTGAATTACGGCATCTATAATCTAGGTTTCTTGGCATTGAATCCACATTGTGATAATGTATTGCGGTTTTTAAATTGGTGGGAACAGAGAACCTTGACAATTGGTTATGATCGAGTTTGTGATGGACTCTTTGTGGATCAATTATGGATTAATTTTGTGCCACTTTTTTTTGATAAAGTTAAGATTTTAAGTGATTTAGGACTTAATGCTGCGCCATGGAATTTACATGAAAGACCGATGAAATTAAGTTCCAATTCTAACTTTTTGATGGAGGATAAAACCAATTTATATCTATATCATTTTAGTTCCTATAATTACAAATTGCCACAGCAGTTTTCTAAATATTACAACAGGTTTAAAAACATAGAAGAAGAAGATTGGTTGCTAAATCTATATGGGCAATACCATGAAAAACTACTCCAAAATCAAGTTGAAGTTTTTTCAATAGTTAAATGTTATTATCAGAAAGAAGTTCCTATTCCTATAAAAGTGGAGAAGAAGAAAAGGAAATTGAAATTTTCGGATTTTATACCGCCAGTAATACCCTATTTAGTAAAGAAAATGATAGGCAAAAGTACTTGTTTATGAAAAAACTATCCATTATAACTATCAATTACAATAACCTCAAGGGATTAAAAAGAACTGTCGAAAGTGTTGTCAATCAAACTTGGCAAGAGTTTGAATACATTGTTATTGATGGCGGGTCAACAGATGGTAGTGCATCTTATTTAGAAAATCATTCATCTAATTTTGATTATTGGATCAGTGACTCAGATACAGGTATTTATAACGCCATGAACAAAGGGATTCAAAAAGCTAAGGGAGAGTATTTGCTGTTCTTGAACAGTGGGGATCATCTTTATGGTAATGAAGCGTTACAAAAAACAATATCGGAAGTATGTGATTATGATCTCGTATATTTTGATATCCAAGTTATTGATCAAGAAAAAACTTCAATTTTAGAAAATCCGTCTACATTTTCTTTTGAATATTTGCATAATAATTTGCCTTGTCATCAGAGTTTGTTTGTAAAGAAAAGTGCTTTTGGAGTGGTGGGATTATATGATGAAGAATTAATAATAGTAGCCGACTGGAAATGGTTCATTCAAGCTATCTTAAAATACAATCTCAGTTATAAAAAACGGGCAGGTTTTTTTTCTGTTTTTTATAAGGACGGAATTAGTTCTATAGATGTAAATACGGCGCTAATTCAAAAAGAAAGAACGCTCGTTTTAGAAAAGGATTTTCCGATATTAATGAATGATTTAAAACACCAATATTATTTAGAACGAGTGATTAGGAACCTTAGAAAATCAAGAAAAATAAAATGGTTGTTGAAATTGGGTTTACTAGATAAATTTTAAATATGGAAAAAAAATTATCTGTAATAATACCAGTTTACAATGCTGAACAATTTATTGAAAAATCAATTCGTTCGGCACTAGATCAACCAGAAGTTACTGAGGTAATTGTGGTCAATGATGGCAGCACAGATGGTACACAAGCCATTCTAACCTGGATGCAAAATGAAAACCCAAAAGTAAAAGTTTTTCAACATCCTAATTATGAAAATAAAGGACGATCAGCGACTAGAAATCTAGGATTACAAAATGCTACTGCAAACTATATCGCTTTTTTGGATGCTGATGATTATTATTTGCCAAATCGGTTTACCAATGATTTTAAAGTTTTTCAAACAAATGATCAGATTGATGGTGTCTATAATGCCGTGGGATTACGGTTCTACAACACAGTATCTCATGAGCTAAGAAATGAAATGAAGCGCCAATTTACGCTTACAAAAAAAATTGAAGCTAAAAATCTATTTTGTGCGCTGCTA encodes the following:
- a CDS encoding glycosyltransferase, which produces MKLAFTICSNNYLAQAKILGDSLLKHNPDYKMIIGLCDKKSDDIDYDFFEHIEIVAVEEINIPNFDEIIKKYDIVELNTSIKPSFFKYFIGKYKDLESIVYLDPDIQVFNKLDRLNTYLVANDILLTPHILKPISVDDMMPSESLFLNYGIYNLGFLALNPHCDNVLRFLNWWEQRTLTIGYDRVCDGLFVDQLWINFVPLFFDKVKILSDLGLNAAPWNLHERPMKLSSNSNFLMEDKTNLYLYHFSSYNYKLPQQFSKYYNRFKNIEEEDWLLNLYGQYHEKLLQNQVEVFSIVKCYYQKEVPIPIKVEKKKRKLKFSDFIPPVIPYLVKKMIGKSTCL
- a CDS encoding glycosyltransferase family 2 protein → MKQPPIVSVVMITYGHEQFIEQAINSVLMQECDFEIELILANDCSPDQTDVVIQKIIQTHPKASIISYYKQEVNMGMMPNFIFALQKAEGKYIALCDGDDYWTDKFKLQKQVDFLNSNLDYVLCFHSVAILKNDGSMVEDFITSLPPEYETIDTLAKLGNYIHTPSVVYRNVLEETPPEFELSPIGDYFLYMMLAEHGKLKFLQDQMSTYRYGVGLFSGTTHSIRLQKEVIMLACLLSYLKVGDFKKILLDRYILLVDEFKKSIEDKNKENLPIRPFLQRAIEYVKGNYKDPGKILNKVCFKVLNKVWTK
- a CDS encoding acetyltransferase produces the protein MLIVGAKGFAKEVLEVLYQNNQTENVVFYDDVNDDAPEFLYDKFRVLKNTIDVCAYFESVDNQFTIGIGNPKLRKILVTKFEKLGGVFTSTISPKASIGNFGNKIKPGCNIMTGTIITNDITIGEGVILNLNSTIGHDSSIGDYVEVSPGVNISGNCTIGNFSILGTNATVLPKIVIGQNVIIGAGSVVTKDIPDNSMAVGIPAKIIKALDPIEL
- a CDS encoding glycosyltransferase family 2 protein, with the translated sequence MKKLSIITINYNNLKGLKRTVESVVNQTWQEFEYIVIDGGSTDGSASYLENHSSNFDYWISDSDTGIYNAMNKGIQKAKGEYLLFLNSGDHLYGNEALQKTISEVCDYDLVYFDIQVIDQEKTSILENPSTFSFEYLHNNLPCHQSLFVKKSAFGVVGLYDEELIIVADWKWFIQAILKYNLSYKKRAGFFSVFYKDGISSIDVNTALIQKERTLVLEKDFPILMNDLKHQYYLERVIRNLRKSRKIKWLLKLGLLDKF
- a CDS encoding DegT/DnrJ/EryC1/StrS family aminotransferase, with protein sequence MINVTKTFLPPIEEYTRQVQRAWNNQWLTNRGELVLELEEKLNKYLETNNVLAVNNGTLPLQIALKLLAKGGEVITTPFSYVATTAAIVWENCTPVFVDIHPDYLTIDEAKIEAAITNKTTAILATHVFGNPCNIEVLESIAKKHNLAVIYDAAHCFGVTYNNKSIFEYGDISTCSFHATKLFHTGEGGAIFTNKVSLQQKVFYSHNFGHNGQLDFSGVGINGKMSELQAAMGLAILPYMDSVISERKIVVDFYNKTLNFSKLKTIRIRVNTNWNYSYYPILFESERILLEVQNELNKSEIYPRRYFYPSLNTIEYTKGAKMPVSENVASKILCLPLYVGLSQSELNKIVTIINETLC